A genomic stretch from Lathyrus oleraceus cultivar Zhongwan6 chromosome 2, CAAS_Psat_ZW6_1.0, whole genome shotgun sequence includes:
- the LOC127121044 gene encoding probable O-methyltransferase 3, which yields MEFQNGDDVASNLLKAQSHIWNHIFNFMNSMSLKCVVDLGIPDIIHNYGKPMSLSKLISSLPIHPSKSPYIYRLMRIMTHSGFFSQQSVTDNELEIEYMLTDASRLLLKENPMSVTPFVQAMLDPVLTNPWHQLSTWLKNEDSSAFETTHGRYFWDYAAHDPIFNRLFNDSMASDARLVSDLMIDKCKGVFHGLESLVDVAGGTGTMAKALSKSFPQMECIVFDLPHVVDGLQGSHNLSYVGGDMFQEIPQAHAILLKWILHDWNDEECIKILKKCKESLKNKGKDEKVIIIEMVLDNEKEKVNESIETQLFFDMLMMILVAGKERNKREWINLISSAGFTDYKITPILGLRSIIEIYP from the exons ATGGAATTCCAAAATGGAGATGATGTTGCTTCCAATTTGCTCAAAGCTCAAAGCCACATATGGAATCACATTTTCAACTTCATGAATTCCATGTCACTTAAATGTGTTGTTGATTTAGGCATACCAGATATCATACACAACTATGGCAAACCCATGTCACTCTCAAAACTCATTTCTTCACTACCCATTCATCCTTCAAAAAGCCCTTACATCTATCGTTTGATGCGAATCATGACTCATTCTGGCTTTTTCTCTCAACAAAGTGTTACAGATAATGAGCTAGAAATCGAGTACATGTTAACGGATGCATCTAGGTTATTACTAAAGGAAAATCCAATGAGTGTGACACCGTTTGTTCAGGCGATGCTTGATCCAGTTTTGACAAATCCATGGCATCAATTGTCTACTTGGTTGAAAAATGAGGATTCTTCCGCATTTGAAACCACCCATGGGAGGTATTTTTGGGATTATGCTGCTCATGATCCAATATTTAACCGTTTATTCAATGACTCAATGGCAAGTGATGCTCGATTAGTGAGCGACCTTATGATTGACAAGTGTAAGGGAGTGTTCCATGGATTGGAGTCATTGGTTGATGTTGCAGGAGGCACAGGGACCATGGCAAAGGCTCTTTCCAAATCATTCCCACAAATGGAATGCATTGTGTTTGATCTCCCACATGTTGTTGATGGCTTACAAGGAAGTCATAAC CTAAGCTATGTTGGTGGAGATATGTTTCAAGAAATTCCTCAAGCACATGCCATTTTGTTGAAG TGGATATTGCATGACTGGAATGATGAAGAATGTATAAAGATATTGAAGAAATGCAAGGAATCATTAAAAAATAAAGGTAAAGATGAAAAAGTGATCATCATTGAGATGGTGTTAGACAATGAGAAGGAAAAGGTTAATGAATCAATTGAAACACAACTCTTCTTCGATATGTTGATGATGATATTAGTCGCTGGAAAAGAGAGAAACAAAAGAGAATGGATTAATTTGATTTCTTCGGCTGGTTTTACGGACTACAAAATAACTCCAATTTTAGGTTTAAGATCTATTATAGAGATTTATCCGTAA